The Henckelia pumila isolate YLH828 chromosome 2, ASM3356847v2, whole genome shotgun sequence genome includes a window with the following:
- the LOC140877910 gene encoding uncharacterized protein yields MRLRRNNNKGSEKRFFNLDVAKENVVEHGQSSKAKKNTGPFERGSKLGSKKDNFKRKFSGKCYNCGGPGHKASEYKKPKKNRETNMVESISKEVSNINLCVVISEVNLVGSNPREWWIDTGATRHVCSDKEMFATFEESENGKKLFMGNLATSNIKGRGKVILKMTSDKVVLSKNGTFVGKGYVVMGFLSSMHERTAPYSPQQNGIAERKNRSLKEIMNALLLSSGLLQNMWGEVVLIANYLLNKVPRNKLDKSSYELWKGRTPSYQYLRVAYSFLVNESQIPDIHKNTIMESRNASFFEHVFPCKYKEESSFSKRSYEKLEQENDVDNEENKVCKLVKSVYGLKQAPKQWHEKFDKTMIESGFKVNECDKCIYVKETEKGYVILCLYVNDMLIIGRNDKMVKSAKKLNLRFDMKDMCLADVILGIKIQRISEALLLSQTHYVDKILEKFNKDDSAWAKTSIDMSQHLSKNRNESISQLEYSRIIGSLMYLMSCIRPDIAYATAIARSTKKSEFIALDKCGEEAEWLRLFLEDIPRWPKPVSAICIHCNSQSTIEKANSNMYNGKSRHIRRRHNTIRQRLSTGVISIGYVKSKDNLADPLTKGLNRELVAKSLRGIRLKPIE; encoded by the exons atgcgtttaaggcgtaacaacaACAAGGGTTCTGAGAAAAGATTTTTTAATCTTGATGTGGCTAAAGAAAATGTGGTCGAACATGGTCAGAGCTCGAAGGCCAAGAAAAATACTGGACCATTTGAAAGAGGTTCCAAGTTAGGATCTAAGAAAGATAATTTCAAGAGAAAGTTCTCTGGAAAATGTTACAATTGTGGTGGTCCAGGTCACAAAGCTTCAGAATACAAGAAACCTAAGAAAAATCGAGAGACAAATATGGTGGAATCCATATCAAAAGAGGTCTCTAATATAAATCTATGTGTTGTTATTTCTGAAGTGAACTTGGTGGGTTCCAACCCACGGGAGTGGTGGATTGATACTGGTGCCACTCGCCACGTGTGCTCCGATAAGGAGATGTTTGCGACTTTTGAGGAATCTGAGAACGGAAAAAAACTGTTCATGGGGAATTTAGCTACCTCTAATATCAAAGGTCGGGGAAAAGTGATCTTGAAAATGACTTCTG ATAAAGTTGTTTTGTCTAAAAATGGAACGTTTGTTGGAAAGGGATATGTAGTGATGGGCTTTTTAAGCTCAAT GCATGAAAGAACTGCACCTTattctcctcaacaaaatggcaTTGCAGAAAGAAAGAATCGTTCTTTGAAAGAAATTATGAATGCATTGTTGTTGAGTTCTGGTTTACTACAAAACATGTGGGGTGAAGTTGTTTTAATAGCAAATTACCTTTTAAATAAGGTGCCTCGAAATAAGCTAGATAAAAGttcatatgagttatggaaagGAAGAACACCGTCTTACcaatacttgcgagt TGCTTATAGTTTTCTTGTGAATGAATCTCAAATACCTGATATCCACAAGAATACGATAATGGAATCGAGGAATGCCTCGTTCTTTGAACATGTGTTCCCATGCAAGTATAAAGAAGAATCAAGTTTTTCTAAAAGATCATATGAGAAGCTGGAACAAGAAAATGATGTTGACAATGAG GAAAACAAAGTCTGTAAATTGGTGAAGTCTGTGTATGGCTTAAAGCAAGCACCAAAACAATGGCACGAAAAGTTTGATAAAACCATGATAGAAAGTGGATTCAAAGTCAATGAGTGTGACAAATGCATATACGTTAAAGAAACTGAGAAAGGCTATGTTATTTTATGTCTTTACGTAAACGACATGCTTATCATTGGGAGAAATGATAAGATGGTCAAATCCGCTAAGAAGTTGAACTTAAGATTTGACATGAAAGACATGTGCTTAGCTGATGTAATTCTTGGAATTAAGATCCAAAGAATATCAGAAGCGCTTCTTCTGAGCCAGACACATTATGTTGACAaaattcttgaaaaattcaaCAAGGATGATTCTGCATGGGCTAAAACTTCGATAGATATGAGTCAACATCTATCGAAGAATCGAAATGAGAGTATATCTCAATTAGAATACTCTCGAATCATTGGAAGTCTAATGTACTTAATGAGTTGTATAAGACCAGACATAGCATATGCA ACAGCAATAGCAAGATCCACCAAGAAATCTGAATTTATAGCCCTTGACAAATGTGGTGAAGAGGCTGAGTGGTTGCGTTTATTTTTAGAAGATATTCCAAGATGGCCGAAACCTGTGTCAGCTATTTGTATTCATTGTAATAGCCAATCTACGATTGAAAAAGCAAATAGTAatatgtataatggtaagtcGAGACATATACGTCGTAGACACAATACTATTAGACAACGACTCTCAACTGGAGTTATCTCTATTGGTTATGTGAAGTCAAAGGATAATCTAGCAGATCCGCTAACCAAAGGGTTAAATAGAGAGCTAGTTGCAAAATCATTGAGGGGAATAAGACTTAAGCCTATTGAATAA